From the Leucobacter tenebrionis genome, one window contains:
- a CDS encoding metal-dependent transcriptional regulator — protein MTDLIDTTEMYLRTILELEEEGIVPLRARISERLRHSGPTVSQTVGRMERDGLVVVTDDRRLELTHDGRTKAVHVMRKHRLAERLLADVIGLEWEYVHEEACRWEHVMSERVERKLIDILGRPTESPYGNPIPGLEELGGIRTGSFQSGVTGLGELLIETDRPVTAAIKRLAEPMQVDPELLEQLAAAGVVPGRSATFSRRGDVVHVEVDGSDEAIDLPFEVAAHIFVSV, from the coding sequence ATGACGGATCTCATCGATACGACCGAGATGTATCTCCGCACTATCCTCGAGCTCGAGGAAGAGGGGATCGTGCCGCTGCGCGCCCGCATCTCCGAGAGACTCCGCCACTCCGGCCCCACGGTGTCCCAGACCGTCGGCCGGATGGAGCGCGACGGTCTTGTGGTGGTGACCGACGATCGTCGGCTCGAGCTCACGCACGACGGGCGCACCAAGGCCGTGCACGTCATGCGCAAGCACCGCCTCGCCGAGCGACTGCTCGCCGATGTGATCGGCCTCGAGTGGGAGTACGTGCACGAGGAGGCCTGCCGCTGGGAGCACGTGATGAGCGAGCGCGTCGAGCGCAAGCTCATCGACATCCTCGGCCGCCCCACGGAATCGCCCTACGGCAACCCGATCCCGGGCCTCGAGGAGCTGGGCGGGATCCGCACCGGTTCCTTCCAGTCGGGGGTCACCGGCCTCGGCGAACTGCTCATCGAGACGGATCGACCGGTCACCGCCGCCATCAAGCGGCTGGCCGAACCCATGCAGGTCGATCCCGAGCTGCTCGAACAGCTCGCGGCCGCGGGCGTCGTGCCCGGCAGATCGGCCACCTTCAGTCGCAGGGGTGACGTCGTGCACGTCGAAGTCGACGGGTCCGACGAAGCGATCGACCTCCCGTTCGAGGTCGCCGCCCACATTTTCGTCTCGGTGTAG
- a CDS encoding cold-shock protein, producing MPNGKVRFYDEAKGFGFIQGDDGAQVYLHASVIPDGVDVQAGTRLEYSVADGRKGPQALSVRVLETPRIAKRNRKSADEMAVIIEDLVKLLDGLGSRLKNGQYPERAQARKVATMLRRVADDFDV from the coding sequence ATGCCGAACGGCAAGGTCAGGTTCTATGACGAGGCGAAGGGCTTCGGGTTCATCCAGGGGGATGACGGAGCGCAGGTGTACCTGCATGCGTCGGTGATCCCTGACGGCGTCGACGTCCAGGCGGGCACCCGCCTGGAGTACAGCGTCGCCGACGGCAGGAAGGGGCCGCAGGCGCTTTCCGTGCGGGTCCTCGAGACTCCGCGCATCGCCAAGCGCAATCGCAAGTCGGCCGACGAGATGGCCGTCATCATCGAGGATCTCGTGAAGCTGCTCGATGGGCTCGGGAGCCGACTCAAGAACGGCCAGTATCCCGAGCGCGCCCAGGCCCGCAAGGTGGCCACGATGCTGCGCCGAGTGGCGGATGACTTCGATGTCTGA
- the serC gene encoding phosphoserine transaminase, with protein MADITIPSEFLPADGRFGCGPSKVRDEQLAFLSTLQPGVLGTSHRQAPVKDLVGSVRAGLADLFRAPEGYEILLANGGATTFWDSAVHSLIERRSQHLAFGEFGAKFAKAAASAPFLDAPDVRNADAGSHSEAEAVEGVDVYAYPHNETSTGVMAPVRRVAGDAGSLTVVDATSGAGGIDFDAREVDVYYFSPQKNFASDGGLWFALVSPAAVERIERVAASGRYIPETLNLAGAIENSRKNQTLNTPALATLGLMDEQVRWINGQGGLSWAAERTRESSQVLYDWAERTSVATPFVADPDHRSQVVVTIDFDDSVDASAISKALRASGIVDTEPYRKLGRNQLRIATFTAIEPDDVRKLTGAIDYVLERLG; from the coding sequence ATGGCCGACATCACGATCCCATCCGAATTCCTTCCCGCCGACGGCCGCTTCGGCTGCGGTCCCTCCAAGGTCCGCGACGAGCAGCTCGCCTTCCTCTCGACCCTGCAGCCGGGGGTGCTCGGCACCTCGCACCGGCAGGCTCCGGTGAAAGACCTGGTGGGCAGCGTGCGCGCCGGCCTCGCCGACCTGTTCCGCGCCCCCGAGGGCTACGAGATCCTCCTCGCCAACGGCGGGGCGACCACCTTCTGGGATTCGGCGGTGCACTCCCTCATCGAACGCCGCAGCCAGCACCTCGCCTTCGGCGAGTTCGGGGCGAAGTTCGCGAAGGCCGCCGCCTCGGCGCCCTTCCTCGACGCTCCCGATGTGCGGAACGCCGACGCGGGTTCGCACTCCGAGGCCGAGGCGGTCGAGGGCGTCGACGTGTACGCCTACCCCCACAATGAGACCTCCACGGGTGTCATGGCCCCCGTGCGGCGCGTGGCAGGAGATGCGGGATCGCTGACGGTCGTCGACGCGACGAGCGGTGCCGGCGGTATCGACTTCGACGCCCGCGAGGTCGACGTCTACTACTTCTCCCCGCAGAAGAACTTCGCCTCCGACGGGGGCCTGTGGTTCGCACTCGTCTCCCCCGCGGCCGTCGAGCGCATCGAGCGCGTCGCTGCCTCCGGCCGCTACATCCCCGAGACCCTGAACCTTGCCGGCGCCATCGAGAACTCGCGCAAGAATCAGACGCTCAACACCCCGGCGCTCGCGACCCTCGGCCTCATGGACGAGCAGGTGCGCTGGATCAACGGCCAGGGCGGTCTCTCCTGGGCGGCCGAGCGCACCCGCGAGTCGTCGCAGGTGCTCTACGACTGGGCCGAGCGCACCTCGGTCGCCACGCCGTTCGTGGCGGATCCGGATCACCGCTCGCAGGTGGTCGTCACGATCGACTTCGACGACTCCGTCGACGCATCCGCGATCTCGAAGGCGCTGCGTGCGAGCGGCATCGTCGATACCGAGCCGTACCGCAAGCTCGGCCGCAACCAGCTGCGCATCGCGACGTTCACCGCGATCGAGCCCGACGACGTGCGCAAGCTGACCGGCGCGATCGACTACGTGCTCGAGCGCCTGGGCTAG
- a CDS encoding transaldolase family protein → MNTRRIRWYADSANEGEVLRLLDEGLVCGVTTNPEILRADGVTLGRLPELARSWVGHGAEEVFFQTWGSTADEMVEHARELLGISPRVCIKAPATEIGFSAAARLVKEGATVLVTAVYNPVQALAAASIGARYIAPYLGRLDDAGYDGAGIIDTMASAVAGTGTEVLAASLRSPDRILDLAQCGVNAFTAKPAVLRQALRAEASDASARAFEEAMESVVD, encoded by the coding sequence ATGAACACGCGCCGCATTCGATGGTACGCCGACTCGGCGAATGAGGGCGAGGTGCTGCGACTGCTCGACGAGGGGCTCGTGTGCGGCGTGACGACCAATCCCGAGATCCTACGCGCGGACGGCGTGACGCTCGGGCGCCTGCCCGAGCTCGCGCGCAGCTGGGTGGGGCACGGAGCCGAGGAGGTGTTCTTCCAGACCTGGGGGAGCACCGCCGACGAGATGGTCGAGCATGCCCGCGAGCTGCTCGGGATATCGCCCCGGGTGTGCATCAAGGCCCCGGCGACCGAGATCGGGTTCTCGGCCGCCGCGCGACTGGTGAAGGAGGGGGCCACGGTTCTCGTGACCGCCGTGTACAACCCGGTGCAGGCGCTGGCAGCCGCGTCCATCGGAGCCCGGTACATCGCGCCGTACCTCGGGCGGCTCGATGACGCCGGCTACGACGGCGCGGGCATCATCGACACGATGGCCAGCGCGGTCGCCGGAACCGGCACCGAGGTGCTCGCGGCGAGCCTGCGCTCTCCCGACCGCATCCTCGACCTCGCCCAGTGCGGCGTGAACGCGTTCACCGCTAAACCGGCCGTGCTGCGTCAGGCGCTCCGCGCAGAGGCGTCGGATGCATCGGCCCGCGCCTTCGAGGAGGCCATGGAGAGCGTCGTCGACTAG
- a CDS encoding DUF3027 domain-containing protein, giving the protein MSERNDAGLEAPVSELDAEPTVATGQAADAAEAVEPTADPVLLAARQQAREALAEIADPATIGAEAGHEVHEAHVLTLFFECGMAGYPGWRWAATLARVDEDSPVNVLEVELLPGEGSVVAPEWVPWSVRLAQYRETQVRQAAEEAAAAEEAASELKDEDDADAEADILDNDFSDYDDEIDGVDLEDEADDDLDDDAEDLDDDADDTDLFDDSDDDEEPDDADGGDSASDRA; this is encoded by the coding sequence ATGTCTGAGCGGAACGACGCCGGGCTCGAAGCGCCCGTGAGCGAGCTCGACGCCGAGCCGACCGTCGCCACAGGGCAAGCTGCGGACGCGGCGGAAGCGGTGGAGCCGACCGCCGATCCCGTCCTGCTCGCGGCTCGTCAGCAGGCGAGGGAGGCCCTCGCCGAGATCGCCGACCCTGCGACGATCGGGGCTGAGGCGGGCCACGAGGTGCACGAGGCCCACGTGCTCACGCTCTTCTTCGAGTGCGGGATGGCGGGCTACCCCGGCTGGCGCTGGGCGGCCACCCTCGCCCGCGTGGACGAGGATTCGCCCGTCAACGTGCTCGAGGTCGAGCTGCTGCCCGGCGAGGGATCGGTCGTGGCGCCCGAGTGGGTGCCGTGGTCGGTGCGTCTGGCGCAGTACCGGGAGACCCAGGTCCGCCAGGCGGCTGAAGAGGCCGCGGCGGCCGAGGAAGCGGCATCGGAGCTCAAGGACGAAGACGATGCGGACGCCGAGGCCGACATCCTCGACAACGATTTCAGCGACTACGACGATGAGATCGACGGAGTGGATCTCGAGGACGAGGCAGACGACGACCTCGATGACGACGCCGAGGATCTCGATGACGACGCCGACGACACGGATCTCTTCGACGACTCCGATGACGACGAGGAGCCGGACGACGCGGACGGCGGCGATTCGGCTTCCGACCGCGCCTGA
- a CDS encoding helicase-associated domain-containing protein, whose translation MSGILALASAIAEMERPSLEALVRRRRVQSPANVLDPIGLATELLRPESIARTLADLDRPHLAALLRPDLLAGSAEVDELTGLGLLGVERHEGQGDDKDPVTLPEVDAVLRDALREVGIDPEALSDPATVSEDSSVPDAADPATDAATGSDDAASDRDGSWYAEALTAVAQAAECLRALQERPGRLNRSGTVAVAAVRALSETTSVDVADLTRTLTALGRAGLTRTAISEAALIPAAGARDWLGSSHTRRWLILAEAALAAMAPPLRASLQHRDGADLAGAAAALPSRFPLLPEAEFAAARSFVDDLEHLGLTAQGRLSDVGLMLLDGEFDAALSAVEQLFPGVSPGVYVQPDLSVVVPGPLSPDDEAIIASLTVPEHVGVASTRRITEASVTSALERGRTAAEAREDFERLSSTGIPQPLDYLLTSLAERLGSILVEENDGDEGRTRLVVARPDLAETLLVDRALQHLQLHRPAPGDPTSGRSEVPGATLLFSRLRIDHVLAALGDARYPATGRRAASPAAEAGSDVPSLERAGEGSGSGGVPETASAPPVPSAAARFEDGLPEPLAALVDRVFAAARSEPGTGDFTRRLELAIRDRSPVRVTAEARGQSHTFTLLPVSVTAGRLRASDQAAGVERTLPISTITAVDPA comes from the coding sequence ATGAGCGGCATCCTCGCGCTCGCCTCCGCCATCGCCGAGATGGAACGGCCGTCGCTCGAGGCGCTCGTACGCCGCAGACGCGTGCAGTCCCCGGCGAACGTGCTCGATCCGATCGGCCTCGCGACCGAGCTGCTGCGACCGGAGTCGATCGCACGCACGCTGGCGGATCTCGACCGTCCGCACCTCGCTGCTCTGCTGCGACCCGATCTCCTCGCCGGATCCGCCGAGGTCGACGAGCTGACCGGTCTCGGGCTGCTCGGGGTCGAACGGCACGAGGGGCAGGGCGACGACAAGGATCCCGTGACGCTGCCGGAGGTCGACGCGGTGCTGCGCGACGCGCTCCGGGAGGTGGGCATCGATCCCGAAGCTCTCTCCGATCCCGCGACCGTTTCAGAGGACTCGAGCGTCCCCGATGCCGCGGACCCCGCGACCGACGCCGCCACGGGCAGTGACGACGCGGCTTCCGACCGCGACGGCTCCTGGTACGCCGAGGCCCTCACCGCCGTGGCGCAGGCCGCGGAGTGCCTGCGTGCGCTGCAGGAGCGCCCGGGCCGCCTCAACCGCAGCGGCACCGTCGCCGTGGCGGCGGTGCGCGCTCTATCGGAGACGACGAGCGTCGACGTCGCCGACCTCACCCGCACACTCACGGCCCTCGGCCGGGCCGGCCTCACCAGGACCGCGATCTCCGAGGCCGCGCTGATCCCGGCTGCCGGTGCGCGCGACTGGCTGGGGTCTTCGCACACCCGTCGATGGCTGATCCTCGCGGAAGCCGCACTCGCGGCGATGGCGCCCCCGCTGCGCGCCTCGCTGCAGCACCGCGACGGGGCTGATCTCGCGGGGGCGGCTGCGGCGCTTCCGAGCAGGTTCCCTCTGCTCCCCGAAGCGGAGTTCGCCGCGGCTCGGTCCTTCGTCGACGACCTCGAGCACTTGGGCCTCACCGCGCAGGGGCGCCTCAGCGACGTCGGCCTGATGCTGCTCGACGGCGAGTTCGACGCGGCTCTCTCCGCGGTCGAGCAGCTGTTCCCGGGCGTCTCCCCCGGCGTGTACGTACAGCCCGACCTCAGCGTGGTCGTTCCCGGCCCGCTCTCGCCCGATGATGAGGCGATCATCGCGTCCCTCACCGTCCCCGAGCACGTGGGGGTGGCTTCGACGCGGCGCATCACCGAGGCGTCGGTGACATCGGCCCTCGAGCGGGGGCGCACCGCAGCCGAGGCCCGAGAGGACTTCGAGCGGCTCTCGTCGACCGGCATTCCGCAGCCTCTCGACTATCTGCTGACCTCCCTGGCCGAGCGCCTGGGCAGCATCCTCGTCGAGGAGAACGACGGCGACGAGGGCCGCACCCGTCTCGTGGTCGCACGCCCCGACCTGGCCGAGACCCTACTCGTGGACCGGGCGCTGCAGCACCTGCAGCTGCATCGCCCCGCGCCGGGGGATCCCACATCCGGCCGATCCGAGGTTCCCGGCGCGACGCTGCTCTTCTCCCGCCTGCGCATCGACCACGTGCTCGCGGCCCTCGGCGATGCCCGCTACCCCGCGACGGGCAGGCGGGCCGCCTCACCCGCCGCCGAAGCCGGTTCCGACGTCCCCTCCCTCGAGCGCGCGGGGGAAGGATCGGGATCGGGCGGCGTACCCGAAACTGCCTCCGCGCCGCCCGTCCCCTCCGCCGCCGCGCGCTTCGAGGACGGGCTGCCGGAACCCCTCGCCGCGCTCGTGGACCGGGTCTTCGCAGCTGCTCGTTCTGAACCGGGCACGGGGGACTTCACGCGGCGGCTCGAACTCGCGATCCGGGATCGCAGCCCCGTGCGCGTCACAGCGGAGGCGCGCGGCCAGAGCCACACCTTCACGCTGCTGCCCGTGTCGGTCACGGCGGGCAGGCTTCGGGCGAGCGACCAGGCCGCGGGCGTGGAGCGCACGCTGCCGATCAGCACTATCACCGCGGTCGACCCGGCCTGA
- a CDS encoding DNA repair helicase XPB has product MTLGPLIVQSDHTVLLEVAHPDAEDARHELAVFAELERAPEHIHTYRVTRLGLWNARAAGHTAEEILGTLNRYAKFPVPTGVASEIEDTMRRYGRLTIERLEGSGDPSRAQDDGSTAPQLVLRSDDPAILREVTSAKKIAPLLGNRIDERTYPLEPWARGELKQQLVARGWPAEDLAGYTPGDPYDIDLEQQGWQLRDYQAKAVDAFQRGGSGVVVLPCGAGKTIVGAAAMAAVGAKALILVTNAVSARQWRDELLRRTSLTEEEIGEYSGQVKEIKPVTIATYQILTSRRKGEYQHLSLLDAQDWGVIVYDEVHLLPAPVFKLTADLQARRRLGLTATLVREDGREGDVFSLIGPKRYDAAWKDIEAQGFIAPAACFEVRVDLPESERMDYAVAEDQDRYRIASSTPEKQRIAQRIIEKHPGESVLVIGQYIDQLEAMAEALDAPLITGQTPVDEREQLFQAFRDGEERILVVSKVANFSVDLPDASVAIQISGSFGSRQEEAQRLGRLLRPKAEGITASFYTLIARDTVDQDFAQNRQRFLAEQGYSYTILDAHEL; this is encoded by the coding sequence ATGACTCTCGGCCCCCTCATCGTGCAGAGCGACCACACCGTGCTCCTGGAGGTCGCGCACCCCGATGCCGAGGACGCCCGCCACGAGCTCGCCGTCTTCGCCGAACTGGAGCGCGCGCCCGAGCACATCCACACCTACCGGGTCACCAGGCTCGGGCTGTGGAACGCGCGCGCCGCCGGCCACACCGCCGAGGAGATCCTCGGCACTCTGAACCGCTACGCCAAGTTCCCGGTGCCGACCGGGGTGGCGAGCGAGATCGAAGACACGATGCGGCGGTACGGCCGCCTCACGATCGAGCGGTTGGAGGGATCCGGCGATCCATCACGTGCGCAGGACGACGGCAGCACCGCGCCCCAGCTCGTGCTCCGCTCCGACGACCCGGCGATCCTGCGGGAGGTCACGAGCGCCAAGAAGATCGCCCCGCTGCTCGGAAACCGCATCGACGAGCGCACCTACCCGCTCGAGCCCTGGGCGCGCGGCGAGCTCAAGCAGCAGCTCGTGGCGCGCGGGTGGCCCGCCGAGGATCTCGCCGGTTACACGCCCGGCGATCCCTACGACATCGACCTCGAGCAGCAGGGGTGGCAGCTCCGCGATTACCAGGCGAAGGCCGTCGACGCCTTCCAGCGCGGAGGGTCGGGAGTCGTCGTGCTCCCCTGCGGTGCCGGGAAGACGATCGTGGGCGCCGCGGCGATGGCCGCGGTCGGCGCGAAGGCGCTGATCCTCGTCACCAACGCCGTCTCGGCCCGTCAGTGGCGCGACGAGCTGCTGCGCCGCACCTCGCTCACCGAGGAGGAGATCGGCGAGTACTCCGGTCAGGTGAAGGAGATCAAGCCGGTCACCATCGCCACCTATCAGATCCTGACGAGCCGCCGGAAGGGCGAGTACCAGCACCTCTCGCTGCTCGACGCCCAGGACTGGGGCGTGATCGTCTACGACGAGGTGCACCTGCTGCCCGCGCCGGTGTTCAAGCTCACCGCCGACCTGCAGGCGCGCCGCCGCCTCGGCCTCACCGCGACCCTCGTGCGCGAGGACGGCCGCGAGGGCGACGTGTTCAGTCTGATCGGCCCGAAGCGCTACGACGCAGCGTGGAAGGATATCGAGGCGCAGGGCTTCATCGCGCCCGCGGCGTGCTTCGAGGTGCGGGTCGATCTCCCCGAGTCGGAGCGCATGGACTACGCGGTGGCCGAGGATCAGGATCGCTATCGCATCGCATCGTCGACGCCCGAGAAGCAGCGGATCGCGCAGAGGATCATCGAGAAGCATCCGGGCGAGAGCGTGCTCGTGATCGGGCAGTACATCGACCAGTTGGAAGCGATGGCGGAGGCGCTCGACGCACCGCTGATCACGGGGCAGACGCCCGTCGACGAGCGCGAGCAGCTGTTCCAGGCGTTCCGCGACGGGGAGGAGCGCATCCTGGTCGTGTCGAAGGTCGCGAACTTCTCGGTGGATCTCCCCGACGCATCGGTGGCGATCCAGATCTCGGGTTCCTTCGGCTCACGTCAGGAGGAGGCGCAGCGCCTCGGCCGACTGCTGCGCCCCAAGGCTGAGGGCATCACCGCGTCGTTCTACACGCTGATCGCCCGCGACACGGTCGACCAGGATTTCGCGCAGAACCGTCAGCGCTTCCTCGCCGAGCAGGGGTACAGCTACACGATCCTCGACGCCCACGAGCTCTAA